In Streptomyces capitiformicae, one genomic interval encodes:
- a CDS encoding RICIN domain-containing protein, which produces MKRTPIGRAAVVAALSAVVLAVSQAPASAAPSGWHELDNFQTGQHTFLTDGGGKTLSRISVPAHLFAFNLKEGGYYEVVQNDAVWKCLDSNHAGNVYGMGCNGGDYQRWRVEDLGNRWIDRLQRNTHVYRLVNKATGRCLDANYDGALYTLGCNGGNHQMWYHVLPWR; this is translated from the coding sequence ATGAAGAGAACGCCGATCGGACGCGCGGCCGTCGTCGCCGCGCTGAGCGCCGTGGTGTTAGCCGTCTCGCAGGCACCGGCCTCGGCCGCACCCTCTGGGTGGCATGAACTGGACAACTTCCAGACCGGTCAACACACGTTCCTCACCGACGGCGGCGGAAAGACCCTGTCGAGGATCAGCGTTCCTGCGCACCTTTTCGCGTTCAACCTCAAGGAGGGCGGCTACTACGAGGTCGTCCAGAACGACGCGGTCTGGAAGTGCCTCGACAGCAACCACGCCGGCAATGTGTACGGCATGGGCTGCAACGGCGGCGACTACCAGCGCTGGCGGGTCGAGGACCTCGGTAACCGGTGGATCGACAGACTCCAGCGGAACACCCACGTGTACCGCCTGGTCAACAAGGCCACTGGCCGGTGTCTCGACGCCAACTACGATGGAGCGCTCTACACCCTCGGCTGCAACGGCGGCAACCACCAGATGTGGTACCACGTCCTGCCGTGGCGCTGA
- the cpaB gene encoding Flp pilus assembly protein CpaB, with translation MNSRQRRGVILLVLSALCALAAFAGVLSVIRDVNSKVGPEVTAYRLKKDIAPYKELTASQFEAISMPERWLSETAITDLGKIRGKIAVTQLEKGSLLQSDMIVDRPELGPGQQEIAILIDASTGVAGKINPGSRVNIYATFEEKDSDSGKDTSKLMVADARVIDVGKLTPFEPNQSSSDRRRTATEAVPITFALDTADAQRVAFAESFAEHVRLALVAGGGEATVVQPDDRSYTLDEDKQEAAR, from the coding sequence ATGAACTCACGCCAGCGCCGTGGCGTCATCCTGCTGGTCCTCTCGGCCCTGTGCGCCCTGGCCGCCTTCGCCGGAGTGCTCTCGGTGATCCGTGACGTGAACTCGAAGGTCGGGCCCGAGGTGACGGCGTACCGGCTGAAGAAGGACATCGCGCCGTACAAGGAGCTGACGGCGAGCCAGTTCGAGGCGATCTCGATGCCCGAGCGGTGGCTGTCGGAGACGGCGATCACCGATCTCGGGAAGATCCGCGGGAAGATCGCCGTCACACAGTTGGAGAAGGGCTCGCTGCTCCAGTCCGACATGATCGTCGACCGGCCCGAACTCGGCCCCGGGCAGCAGGAGATCGCGATCCTGATCGACGCGTCGACCGGTGTCGCCGGGAAGATCAACCCGGGCTCGCGGGTCAACATCTACGCCACGTTCGAGGAGAAGGACAGCGACTCGGGCAAGGACACGTCCAAGCTGATGGTCGCCGACGCCCGCGTGATCGACGTCGGCAAGCTCACCCCCTTCGAACCGAACCAGTCCAGCAGCGACCGCCGCCGCACGGCGACCGAGGCCGTGCCGATCACCTTCGCCCTCGACACCGCCGACGCCCAGCGCGTCGCGTTCGCCGAGTCGTTCGCCGAGCACGTCCGCCTGGCCCTGGTCGCGGGCGGCGGCGAAGCCACCGTGGTCCAACCGGACGACCGTTCGTACACCCTCGACGAGGACAAGCAGGAGGCCGCGAGATGA
- a CDS encoding SigE family RNA polymerase sigma factor encodes MRQVRADGYQEFAAARAGHLYRSACLLTGGDTHLAEDLVQETLGRLYVKWGRVRRADNPAGYAQTVLTRTFLAHQRRRSSKERATDVIPDVPAAPGSDASLRLTLVEALAQLPAKDRAVVVLRYWEDRSIEETAAAMNASSSAVRTRCVRALARLRVLLGDGIGEYVTP; translated from the coding sequence ATGAGACAAGTCCGCGCGGACGGTTATCAGGAGTTCGCGGCGGCGCGCGCGGGGCATCTGTACCGCTCCGCGTGTCTGCTCACCGGCGGGGACACCCATCTCGCCGAGGATCTGGTCCAGGAGACGCTCGGGCGGCTGTACGTGAAGTGGGGGCGGGTGCGGCGGGCCGACAACCCGGCCGGGTACGCGCAGACCGTGCTCACCAGGACGTTCCTCGCCCACCAGCGGCGGCGCAGCAGCAAGGAGCGGGCCACGGATGTGATCCCGGACGTGCCCGCGGCGCCCGGCTCCGACGCGTCGCTGCGCCTCACCCTCGTCGAGGCCCTGGCGCAACTGCCCGCCAAGGACCGGGCCGTGGTCGTCCTGCGCTACTGGGAGGACCGGTCCATCGAGGAGACCGCCGCGGCGATGAACGCCAGCTCGTCGGCGGTACGGACCCGTTGTGTGCGCGCCCTCGCCCGGCTGCGGGTGCTGCTGGGGGACGGCATCGGTGAGTACGTCACTCCCTGA